A genomic segment from Hypomesus transpacificus isolate Combined female chromosome 13, fHypTra1, whole genome shotgun sequence encodes:
- the foxl3 gene encoding forkhead box L3 yields the protein MKQSNASQPGSEDMFDNSQYPYNCFNYDGDGYPSSSTDEDKKIGRPAYSYIALIAMAIQQSPDQRVTLSGIYEFIMRRFPFYRSNQRAWQNSIRHNLSLNSCFIKVPRTEGNEKGKGNYWSFAAGCESMLDLFENGNFRRRRRRRNMKMGFRDSGESFLRVDNNNSSDRISNNQHGPSGRRSDADSSPCPLTPSHRPTQPQIQLNPNQAHQNNKPESEIKFSIDYILSTPAPPLPGFRPPPPAPIHALEPQHLNLHFWTL from the exons TCGCAGTATCCATATAACTGCTTTAACTATGATGGAGACGGCTACCCATCCAGCAGCACGGATGAAGACAAGAAAATCGGCCGACCGGCTTACAG ctACATAGCCCTCATTGCCATGGCAATCCAGCAGAGCCCGGACCAGCGAGTCACTCTGTCTGGGATCTACGAGTTTATCATGAGGCGCTTCCCCTTCTACCGGTCCAACCAGCGGGCCTGGCAGAACTCCATACGGCACAACCTCTCCCTCAACAGCTGCTTCATCAAG GTTCCAAGAACAGAGGGGAACGAGAAGGGGAAAGGGAACTACTGGAGTTTCGCGGCGGGCTGCGAGTCCATGCTGGACCTGTTTGAGAACGGAAACTTCCGCCGCCGGCGCCGTCGACGCAACATGAAGATGGGCTTCCGGGATTCGGGCGAGTCGTTTCTCCGCgttgacaacaacaacagcagtgaCCGTATCAGCAACAATCAGCATGGACCCTCAGGCCGGCGTTCTGACGCTGACTCATCCCCTTGCCCTTTGACCCCCAGCCACAGACCCACTCAGCCACAGATCCAGCTCAACCCAAACCAGGCCCACCAGAATAACAAACCAGAATCTGAGATCAAGTTTAGCATCGATTACATCCTGTCCACTCcggcccctcctcttcctgggttcagaccccctcctcccgcccccaTACATGCTCTGGAGCCCCAGCACCTCAACCTGCATTTCTGGACCCTTTGA